TGGAGGAAACAACGTCTTCCACAGCTTCCTCCCTCGTCACGGGACTCGGCGTTGTAGACCTGTAGCTAGCTCGCGACATGTACTTGTACCTGCCCGGAGTCTCCCTGTCGCCATTTTGTGGCTGGTACTTAACACTGCTGCCTCTCTGCTTGGTGTGCGGCGCTGTCGTAGAAGAAGCCTCCGTGCTGGACAACCTGCTCTTGTAATCCAGCCTGCTCTTGTAGTCCTTGATGCTGAATCTGGGCCTCGTGGTGTTTCCGTACCGCATCGGTCTGATCTTCACGGACCGGGTCGTCGAGGTGCTAATCTGGGGAGCCTCGGTCGTCGGCGGCTCCGTGGACGTCGTCGTCGAGGCGGTCGTGGTTTCGAAACTCGACACGCTTGTGGATACCGTGGCTCTATCAAAATAATTGCCCTCTGTCTTCAAGAACAAGTCCTCCAACGGTATATTAGTCACCAGACCAGCATTCTGGTTGTAGCTCTCGCTGTTACCAGCCTCCTCCACGTTCGTTCTTGTCGATTCGGTGTAGTACTCCAGAGGTATGGCCTGCGTGGTGTCCTCGGGTTGGTCGTCCACCTGCAGGAACTTCTGCGAGGTGTAATCGAACTGTTGCCCGGTGGGCTGATTAGTCACGTACTGATTGTAGTCGTAGTTTTGTTGGACCGACTGTGTTGGACTGCTGTAGGTGTTCAGCGGAGTGTGCACGACCTCTGTCACTATTTCAGCCTCGAAGGGTTCGCCAGGGTTCACCCTGTTGCGGTGACCAGGTCGCTTTCTGATGTTAGCCTTCTTCTCGGTCACTGACTCCTCATAGGTTGCCTGGGTGGGCTTTGGACGTCTTCTTCGGGTTGTATCCAGCTGCTGTCTGGTGTCTGGTTGATGCCTAGTGTCCTGTTGCTGTCTGGTGTCTAACTGCTGTCTAGTATCCAACTGTTGTCTGATGTCCACCTGCTGTCTAACGTCCTGCTGTCTAGTATCCACTTGCTGCCTAGTATCTTCAGGCCTATCATACTTGAAGAAGTCTTCAGCCGCAGTCGCAGGCTCCGGAGTGGTGGTAGTCGGACGTCTTCGACGCAAAGGTGCACCAGGTCTTCGAGTTCTCGGTTTCTGCGTGACGATCGCGGGCGGTGTCGTCGTCTCCAACGCGGCGGTCGTCTGAATAGGCACCTCTTCAGCGTGCAGGGTTACCGGGACAGAGGTCTCCGGAAGTTGGATGGGAGCTTCCGTCGGCGTAGGTTCATATGCAACGGTGCTCGGCTTTCTCCGCCTATATTGATCGCGTAGCGGCTTGTGCGGCCTCTGGGGTCGCAAATCTGTTGGAGGCTCTCGATAATTGACCTGTTCCGGTTGATTTCTTAATTGATCCTGATAATGCTGAGTCGGCGACGGGGGACTCGACGGGATCGTGTAATCGGGCTGGGTTACCTGGggaagaatttgtaaatctttgaTGTGGATGTGACCTTGTCAACATTGAAGGCTTTCCTggtttataatatatgaaatcAGCTGTATCTGGCTTTAGACAAAATAGGAAGCTTAAAGAGGATGTTCATTATGGGTCTCCCTATAAGaagaaataagaaataagaaagcaaAGCTCTTGTGAAGTCAGAAAATCTGATATGGAGATAGGAAAGAAGACCAAGAAATAagaagattagagattttttaaatggaaattgGTGGGTGGAAGAAGTTGAAGATcaaaggatttgaggatctgataTGTAAATGGAGATTTTTGACAATATTAAAAAGTTGGGACGTGCAGATATGTAGTGTAGAGGTAGTACGAAAATTGCAAGCTTGTAAAACAGGGTATTGTAAGCCCCAGCAAAATCAAAATCCGCTAATTAGAAGTTTTGATATGTGCAAACATAATGTGCAAACCCCGCCCACGTAGCAATCCATACCAAAGCTCGAGTTAAATATGCCCCAAACCCTCCATCCCGAAGTTATCCCTCCCTCTCAAAACTGTCCCTGAAATACAGCCAGCCCGTCCGAAAGCTACCCCATTTATTACCGAACTTTCACGGTGGTCAAACACTTGGCAAAGCCTCCCTGTAAGTACGTACCTGAGACTGTTGAATCTTTGGCAGCTCTCCAAGTCGGGTCTGTTCGGTAATCACCGCGGTCGGATCCGTGGTtaccttcgggatttcgtatTCTGTCAGCTGGATCGAATAAGGAGTCTGCTCCTCCGTGACTTTAGTCAGTTGCTGGGATTGATTCTTCACGGATTCGACAGCCAATCtggcctcctcctcctccttctgcTGTTCCAGCAGCTGTCTCAGCTCTTCCTGCCTCTTCTTCAGCTCCTCCTGTTGCTGTTTCTCGATCTCCAACTGTTGTTGCCTCTCCTGCTCCGCCAGCCTCTGCCTATCCCTTTGCAACAGTTGTTGCTGAATCAAGTACTGCTGCTCGTTAAAATGCTTCAACGATATGCTCTCCGGGGTCTCGTACTCCGGCTCGCTGTTCTCCGGCCGGATATCAATCGGCAGCACCGACCCGGAGAACTGAGGCGCCTGAGCCTGGGGCTTGATGTACACCACCTTGGGAACCTGAGGAATCTGATTGGAAACCGGCTCCTGATTGAACTTGGACGGAGGATTAACCCTAGGTAGCACTTCGTTAATGTCCGAAGTGTATTTACTCTTCGGCGCTGGCCAGGAGGCAG
This genomic window from Megachile rotundata isolate GNS110a chromosome 14, iyMegRotu1, whole genome shotgun sequence contains:
- the LOC105662919 gene encoding uncharacterized protein LOC105662919, giving the protein MIPWSVTMRSALIMNCVVAMGLFTCIDAITVSIDRSDNKPSPTRSSMIANGWRPLTNGYEETIGTNVSPSSNLERNGPLHPVMGKLQEHMASSEKLKPQRKGKPSHHDYNPPSILGSFTVLGHSAAKARGEIPIHSHANKHIASETREYTFLIPPPKDAYRFDLDHHRKPILRDNSAYLRQPQFGPPSHQPPDPIKAATYFIKSYTSTTNTPAPPTSSTKNRHYAEPYVPQLLQPPRYQVKPFESLKVNNNAKPYFQPPGTGLPGDFGKDKRLSDFDRPFDKFQPPNDHLINPAGTGNFFSQVNHPPHPYKTSFERDPAFLVHESHEISYITPPSVYNGFNFRPSLPYETLLPPDVYSSSTPSPTTPRERNKYEQSAELTSGQDYKRPGQGSTVKQVDNVGHSELLPTAGVGNTYYVSEHQDLTPPPASWPAPKSKYTSDINEVLPRVNPPSKFNQEPVSNQIPQVPKVVYIKPQAQAPQFSGSVLPIDIRPENSEPEYETPESISLKHFNEQQYLIQQQLLQRDRQRLAEQERQQQLEIEKQQQEELKKRQEELRQLLEQQKEEEEARLAVESVKNQSQQLTKVTEEQTPYSIQLTEYEIPKVTTDPTAVITEQTRLGELPKIQQSQVTQPDYTIPSSPPSPTQHYQDQLRNQPEQVNYREPPTDLRPQRPHKPLRDQYRRRKPSTVAYEPTPTEAPIQLPETSVPVTLHAEEVPIQTTAALETTTPPAIVTQKPRTRRPGAPLRRRRPTTTTPEPATAAEDFFKYDRPEDTRQQVDTRQQDVRQQVDIRQQLDTRQQLDTRQQQDTRHQPDTRQQLDTTRRRRPKPTQATYEESVTEKKANIRKRPGHRNRVNPGEPFEAEIVTEVVHTPLNTYSSPTQSVQQNYDYNQYVTNQPTGQQFDYTSQKFLQVDDQPEDTTQAIPLEYYTESTRTNVEEAGNSESYNQNAGLVTNIPLEDLFLKTEGNYFDRATVSTSVSSFETTTASTTTSTEPPTTEAPQISTSTTRSVKIRPMRYGNTTRPRFSIKDYKSRLDYKSRLSSTEASSTTAPHTKQRGSSVKYQPQNGDRETPGRYKYMSRASYRSTTPSPVTREEAVEDVVSSTTEKSRFVPKRRPISANVYRSRISGTSSSPKYDSDVQKPSTARPENVFSSSVRRRPTMKSRLATQRESSTVAYHSRKETEATEMAAEETSFYSSVTTTGTTRVAANEIPIEKEEPVATEVPERNVNESETRTSLHEENEHPEPVVSTTKSGDEKEVVTEQYSSTEQTTLPSENKETSTFEIPSDEEELFAKASQSVADLTSSASALYDKPGMFKAVSPESRVAVNHFKIPTDEPTLPIEAFFQELSKKS